The following proteins are co-located in the Streptococcus downei MFe28 genome:
- the recG gene encoding ATP-dependent DNA helicase RecG has protein sequence MLLDQEIAVLKGFGPKSAEKFTKLGLYTVEDLLLYYPFRYEDFKARSVADLVDGEKAVLTGTVVTPANVQYYGFKRNRLSFKIKQGEAVIAVSFFNQPYLADKIELGQEVALFGKWDALKSALTGMKLLAQVQDDMQPVYHVAQGISQNALIKAIKAAFDSGALSELEENLPQALLAKYRLLDRQTAVRAMHFPKDLAQYKQALRRIKFEELFYFQLNLQVLKSQNKSETNGLAIPYKEQAVKQAIQQLPFSLTSAQEQSLGEVLADMKSGAHMNRLLQGDVGSGKTVIASLAMFAAHTAGFQSALMVPTEILAQQHFESLIKLFPDLNVALLTVGMRPAVKKAALAGIADGSVNMIVGTHSLIQDGVSYHKLGLVITDEQHRFGVNQRRVFREKGDNPDVLMMTATPIPRTLAITAFGEMDVSIIDQLPAGRKPIITRWVKHEQLETVLTWLQERISQGAQAYVISPLIEESESLDLKNAQDLHQELVEFFGNQAQVALMHGRMKNDEKDQIMQDFKDGQSQVLVSTTVIEVGVNVPNSTAIIIMDADRFGLSQLHQLRGRVGRGDKQSYCVLVANPKNEVGKRRMQAMCQTTDGFVLAEEDLKMRGSGEIFGTRQSGIPEFQVADIVEDYNILEEARKVASQIVAQKNWQTDPRWALLPANLKEQGEFD, from the coding sequence ATGTTACTAGACCAAGAAATTGCGGTACTTAAGGGGTTTGGCCCCAAGTCTGCTGAGAAATTTACAAAATTGGGCCTCTATACGGTGGAAGATCTCTTGCTTTATTATCCTTTTCGCTATGAAGACTTCAAGGCACGGTCGGTTGCTGACCTGGTAGATGGAGAGAAGGCTGTCCTAACAGGGACTGTGGTGACCCCTGCCAATGTACAATACTATGGCTTTAAACGCAATCGCTTATCCTTCAAAATTAAGCAAGGTGAGGCTGTCATTGCCGTCAGCTTTTTCAATCAGCCCTATCTAGCTGATAAAATTGAGCTGGGACAGGAAGTGGCCCTTTTTGGTAAGTGGGACGCCCTCAAATCGGCTCTGACAGGCATGAAGCTTTTAGCTCAGGTCCAAGATGATATGCAGCCCGTTTACCATGTGGCCCAAGGTATTTCTCAAAATGCTCTGATTAAGGCCATTAAGGCGGCTTTTGACAGCGGTGCCCTGAGTGAACTGGAGGAAAATCTTCCTCAAGCTTTGTTGGCGAAATACCGTCTTCTGGATCGGCAGACAGCGGTCAGAGCCATGCATTTTCCTAAGGATTTAGCCCAATATAAGCAGGCTCTCAGGCGGATAAAATTTGAAGAGCTCTTTTATTTCCAACTCAACCTGCAGGTTCTTAAGTCTCAAAATAAGTCTGAGACAAATGGACTGGCTATTCCATACAAGGAGCAGGCAGTAAAACAGGCCATCCAGCAGCTCCCCTTTAGCCTAACCTCTGCCCAGGAGCAAAGTCTGGGAGAAGTTCTAGCGGATATGAAGTCTGGTGCTCACATGAATCGACTCCTGCAGGGAGATGTTGGTTCTGGTAAGACAGTCATCGCTAGTCTAGCCATGTTTGCAGCTCATACAGCTGGTTTCCAATCAGCTTTGATGGTGCCGACAGAAATTCTAGCTCAGCAGCATTTTGAGAGCCTGATTAAGCTCTTTCCTGATCTTAATGTGGCTCTCCTGACGGTAGGGATGAGACCAGCAGTGAAGAAAGCCGCCTTGGCTGGGATTGCCGACGGCTCGGTAAATATGATCGTTGGAACCCACTCTTTGATTCAAGACGGGGTTTCCTATCACAAGCTGGGGCTGGTTATTACCGATGAACAGCACCGTTTTGGGGTTAATCAACGGCGGGTATTTCGTGAAAAGGGGGACAATCCAGACGTCCTCATGATGACGGCTACACCCATTCCCAGAACCCTAGCCATCACGGCCTTTGGTGAGATGGATGTTTCTATCATTGACCAGTTGCCAGCTGGTCGTAAGCCTATCATTACGCGTTGGGTCAAGCATGAGCAATTGGAAACGGTTCTGACATGGTTGCAGGAGCGAATTTCCCAGGGGGCTCAAGCCTATGTGATTTCCCCCTTGATTGAAGAGTCAGAGAGTCTGGATTTAAAAAATGCCCAAGATTTGCATCAAGAGCTGGTGGAATTTTTCGGCAATCAGGCCCAGGTCGCCCTCATGCACGGTCGTATGAAAAATGATGAGAAGGACCAGATTATGCAGGACTTTAAGGATGGCCAGTCTCAGGTCTTGGTGTCAACAACCGTCATTGAAGTTGGCGTCAATGTTCCCAATAGTACGGCCATAATTATTATGGATGCCGACCGCTTTGGTCTCAGCCAGCTCCATCAGCTACGCGGACGGGTTGGACGTGGCGACAAGCAGTCCTACTGTGTTCTGGTGGCCAATCCTAAAAATGAGGTTGGCAAAAGGCGGATGCAGGCTATGTGCCAGACGACTGATGGCTTTGTCCTTGCCGAGGAAGACTTGAAAATGCGAGGTTCTGGTGAAATCTTTGGCACCCGCCAGTCGGGAATTCCAGAGTTTCAGGTAGCTGATATTGTTGAGGACTACAATATCCTAGAGGAAGCCAGAAAGGTGGCTAGCCAAATTGTCGCCCAGAAGAATTGGCAGACTGACCCTCGCTGGGCCCTGCTCCCAGCCAACCTCAAAGAGCAAGGGGAGTTTGATTAA
- a CDS encoding carboxymuconolactone decarboxylase family protein, translating into MTQSRFDIGLEKFNEIDGELGQATKENLDQISPDLSKMVIEMFGDIYKREGLPLRIRELIAVSTLLAMGGCEEQLRMHTQAALSASVTKEELVEILLQDINYCGIARVLNAAKVIQEVLA; encoded by the coding sequence ATGACACAATCACGCTTTGACATCGGTTTAGAAAAATTCAATGAAATTGATGGAGAATTGGGACAAGCGACCAAGGAAAATTTGGATCAAATCTCTCCCGACCTTTCCAAAATGGTTATCGAAATGTTTGGAGATATCTACAAAAGAGAGGGGCTACCCCTAAGAATACGAGAACTGATTGCCGTCTCAACCCTGCTGGCTATGGGAGGTTGTGAAGAGCAGCTCCGGATGCACACCCAGGCGGCCTTATCAGCTAGCGTTACCAAGGAAGAATTGGTTGAAATTTTGCTTCAAGACATCAACTACTGTGGTATCGCCAGAGTCCTCAATGCCGCCAAGGTTATCCAGGAAGTATTAGCTTAA
- a CDS encoding MerR family transcriptional regulator → MRISEFAQKTGIKESTLRYYEKQGFLQVQRRNGIREFSDKDLEFAAFIKRLKAMGMPLLQIKRYADLRYQGSETVQERFEILQEHQLFLQSKIADYQTYLENLEDKMAIYRSMMK, encoded by the coding sequence ATGAGAATTAGTGAATTTGCCCAAAAAACAGGGATTAAAGAAAGTACCTTGAGGTACTACGAAAAACAAGGCTTTCTGCAGGTGCAACGCCGAAACGGTATTCGGGAGTTTTCAGATAAAGATTTGGAATTTGCTGCCTTTATCAAGCGTCTAAAAGCTATGGGGATGCCTCTGTTGCAAATCAAACGCTACGCTGATTTGCGTTATCAGGGATCAGAAACTGTTCAAGAACGTTTTGAAATTTTACAAGAACATCAGCTCTTTCTTCAGTCAAAAATTGCTGACTATCAGACTTATCTGGAAAATTTAGAAGATAAAATGGCTATTTATCGTAGTATGATGAAATAA
- a CDS encoding asparaginase translates to MKKILVLHTGGTISMQADDSGHVNPSEDNPMNHVGLDLSNIDLAAVDLLNIPSPHMTPYHMLALYHKIRSCAGQFDGVVITHGTDTLEETAYFLDTMAVPEIPIVLTGAMRSSNELGSDGIYNYLSAIRVASHDKAADKGVLVVMNDEIHAAKYVTKTHTTNVATFNTPTHGPLGIIMKHDILFFKTAEPRIRFDLETITGTVPIIKAYAGMGVGEGIISLLDPDKIDGVVIEALGAGNLPPEAASELEWLMDHGIPVVLVSRCFNGIAEPVYAYSGGGVKLQEAGVMFVKELNSQKARLKLLIALSAGLRGTQLKAYIEG, encoded by the coding sequence ATGAAAAAAATCCTAGTTCTCCACACTGGAGGCACGATTTCCATGCAAGCCGATGATTCGGGTCATGTGAACCCAAGTGAAGACAACCCCATGAACCATGTTGGATTGGACTTATCCAATATTGATTTGGCTGCGGTTGATTTGCTCAACATTCCCAGTCCCCACATGACTCCCTACCATATGTTGGCTCTTTACCATAAGATTAGGAGTTGTGCAGGACAGTTTGATGGAGTAGTGATTACCCATGGGACTGATACACTGGAGGAGACAGCCTATTTCTTAGACACTATGGCAGTACCTGAAATTCCCATTGTTCTAACGGGTGCCATGCGCTCTTCCAATGAACTGGGAAGCGATGGCATCTATAACTACCTGTCTGCCATTCGGGTAGCGAGTCACGATAAGGCAGCTGACAAGGGTGTACTGGTGGTCATGAATGATGAAATCCACGCAGCCAAGTATGTAACCAAAACCCACACCACCAATGTGGCTACCTTTAATACACCAACTCACGGTCCCCTTGGTATCATTATGAAACACGATATCCTTTTTTTCAAAACGGCTGAACCTCGAATCCGATTCGACCTAGAGACCATCACCGGAACTGTTCCTATCATAAAGGCTTATGCTGGGATGGGAGTCGGTGAGGGTATTATCAGCCTCTTGGACCCCGACAAGATTGATGGTGTGGTTATTGAAGCTCTCGGTGCTGGCAATCTCCCACCTGAAGCTGCTAGTGAACTGGAATGGCTGATGGACCATGGAATTCCTGTCGTCCTAGTCTCTCGCTGTTTCAACGGAATTGCTGAACCTGTTTATGCCTACTCTGGCGGCGGTGTAAAATTACAGGAAGCAGGCGTTATGTTTGTCAAGGAGCTCAACAGTCAGAAAGCCAGACTCAAGCTCCTCATCGCCCTCAGTGCCGGATTGAGGGGAACGCAATTGAAAGCATATATTGAAGGATAG